A single window of Excalfactoria chinensis isolate bCotChi1 chromosome 13, bCotChi1.hap2, whole genome shotgun sequence DNA harbors:
- the STK10 gene encoding serine/threonine-protein kinase 10 isoform X2: MIEFCPGGAVDATMLELDRGLTEPQIQVICRQMLEALHYLHSKKIIHRDLKAGNVLLTQDGDIKLADFGVSAKNVKTLQKRDSFIGTPYWMAPEVVMCETMKDTPYDYKADIWSLGITLIEMAQIEPPHHELNPMRVLLKIAKSDPPTLSCPSKWSLEFRDFLKTALDKNPETRPSAAQLLEHPFISKVTSNRALRELVAEAKAEVLEEIEDSRDEAEDDDSSESASLPGKHKRDPSEVSQLSFDGDKPPDSSSLKTANGPVATDKEMVNGQSDKVLDEGISSDSDKLVNSHSTKTPASSGPDEGKATPGKPDIISLSGRRGSSAEGDKQPMPGSKERRSMVDRPESSHLENFPEEKLANGSLDSSAVFPGSRSKGDSDSGSTSASESMDLTISLSADLSLNRESGSISLKDSRMHNKTLKRTRKFVVDGVEVSVTTSKIISEDEKKDEEMRFLRRQELRELRLLQKEEHRNQAQLNSKHQLQLEQMLRRFEQEMTAKKKFYDTELENLERQQKQQIEKMEQDHSLRRREEAKRIRLEQERDHVKFMEQLKQKKKEVKNEVEKLPRQQRKENMKVKMDDFAQRKQTMEQDFLAKQKEDLELAMKNITAQNKKEICDKERECLNKKQQLMRDREACIWDLEERQQQEKHQLIKQQLKDQYFLQRHELLRKHEKEREQMQRYNQRMIEQLKIRQQQEKARLPKIQRSEGKTRMAMYKKSLHIHSSGSAAEQREKIKQFSQQEEKRQKAERLHQQQKHETQMKDMLAQCESNTNELQQLQNEKCHLLIEHETQKLKSLDENHNLHMKEWRDKLRPRKKALEDELNQKKREQEMFFKLSVEADEQTPASPTKHTKFIPFSSTESL, translated from the exons ATGATCGAGTTTTGCCCAGGCGGGGCGGTGGATGCCACCATGCTGG AGCTGGACCGGGGCCTGACCGAGCCCCAGATCCAAGTGATTTGCCGTCAGATGCTGGAAGCTCTCCACTACCTTCACAGCAAGAAAATCATCCACCGAGACCTGAAGGCTGGCAATGTGCTCCTCACACAGGATGGGGACATCAAGCTGG CTGACTTTGGAGTGTCTGCCAAAAACGTGAAAACCTTGCAGAAGCGAGACTCCTTCATTGGGACCCCGTACTG GATGGCCCCGGAGGTGGTGATGTGTGAGACCATGAAGGACACTCCGTATGACTACAAAGCAGACATCTGGTCCCTGGGAATTACGTTGATTGAAATGGCGCAGATTGAGCCGCCCCATCATGAGCTCAACCCCATGCGAGTCCTGCTGAAGATTGCCAAGTCTGACCCTCCCACTCTCAGCTGCCCTTCCAAATG GTCCCTGGAGTTCAGAGACTTCCTGAAGACAGCACTGGACAAGAACCCTGAGACCCGACCCAGCGCAGCCCAGCTGCTCGAG CATCCCTTCATTAGCAAGGTGACCAGCAACCGAGCCCTGCGTGAGCTGGTGGCTGAGGCTAAGGCAGAAGTGCTGGAGGAGATCGAGGACAGCCGGGATGAGGCAGAGGATGATGACTCGTCTGAGTCAGCCTCG CTGCCTGGAAAGCACAAGCGAGACCCCTCTGAAGTGAGTCAGCTGAGTTTTGATGGGGACAAACCTCCAGACTCTTCCTCACTCAAGACAGCTAATGGTCCTGTAGCGACTGACAAGGAGATGGTGAATGGACAGAGTGATAAAGTCTTGGATGAAGGGATAAGCAGTGACAGTGACAAGCTGGTGAATAGCCACTCCACTAAAACCCCTGCCAGCTCCGGCCCAGATGAAGGGAAAGCCACCCCGGGCAAACCAGACATCATCTCATTATCTGGACGGCGGGGTAGTTCAGCAGAGGGGGATAAGCAGCCCATGCCAGGCAGCAAGGAACGGAGGAGCATGGTGGACCGACCAGAGAGCAGCCACCTGGAAAACTTCCCAGAGGAGAAACTTGCCAATGGAAGCTTGGATTCATCAGCAGTGTTCCCTGGCAGCCGGTCCAAAGGGGACTCGGATTCTGGCAGCACATCAGCTTCAGAGAGTATGGACCTCACCATCTCCTTGTCTGCTGACCTGTCACTCAACAGAGAGAGTGGTTCCATCTCCCTGAAG GATTCCAGGATGCACAACAAGACTCTGAAACGCACCCGTAAGTTTGTGGTGGATGGAGTAGAGGTGAGCGTCAccacctccaagatcatcagCGAGGATGAGAAGAAGGATGAAGAGATGAGGTTTCTCAG GCGCCAGGAACTGAGGGAGCTGCGTCTGCTTCAGAAGGAGGAGCACCGAAACCAGGCCCAGCTCAACAGCAagcaccagctgcagctggagcagatgCTCCGCCGCTTCGAGCAAGAGATGACA GCTAAGAAGAAGTTCTACGACACCGAACTGGAGAACCTCGAGcggcagcagaagcagcagattgAGAAGATGGAACAAGATCATTCGCTGCGCCGTCGGGAGGAGGCCAAGCGCATCCGCTTAGAGCAGGAACGGGACCACGTGAAGTTCatggagcagctgaagcagaagaagaaggag GTCAAGAATGAGGTTGAAAAGCTGCCACGGCAACAGCGCAAAGAGAACATGAAGGTGAAGATGGATGACTTTgcccaaagaaaacaaaccatg gaACAGGATTTTTTGGCCAAGCAGAAGGAAGATCTGGAGCTAGCCATGAAGAACATAACTGCCCAGAACAAAAAAGAGATCTGTGACAAGGAACGCGAGTGCCtgaacaaaaagcaacagctcATGAGAG aCCGAGAGGCATGCATCTGGGATCTTGAGGAGCgtcagcagcaggagaagcacCAGCTTATCAAGCAGCAGCTAAAGGACCAGTATTTCCTCCAGAGGCATGAGTTGCTCAGGAAGCATGAGAAG GAAAGGGAGCAAATGCAGCGATACAACCAACGTATGATAGAGCAGCTGAAAATTCGGcaacagcaggagaaagctCGGCTCCCCAAAATCCAGAGGAGTGAAGGGAAAACTCGCATGGCCATGTACAAGAAGAGCCTGCACATCCACTCCAGTGGAAGCGCAGCTGAACAGCGGGAGAAGATAAAACAG ttttctcagcaggaagagaagaggCAAAAGGCAGAGCGGCTACACCAGCAGCAAAAGCACGAGACACAGATGAAGGACATGCTAGCCCAGTGTGAAAGCAACACGAACGAGCTCCAGCAGCTTCAG AATGAAAAGTGTCACCTCTTGATTGAACACGAAACACAGAAACTTAAGTCCCTGGATGAGAATCACAACCTGCACATGAAGGAGTGGCGGGACAAGCTGAGGCCACGGAAGAAG GCCCTGGAGGATGAGCTGAACCAGAAGAAGCGTGAGCAGGAGATGTTTTTCAAGTTGAGTGTGGAGGCAGATGAACAGACCCCAGCATCCCCAACCAAACACACCAAGTTCATCCCCTTCAGCTCCACAGAGAGCTTGTAA